The DNA segment ACAAATATCCAAATCACCATTTCTACAACTGTGTGAATCTAAGAGGGTCCCGACCACTACAGCTTTCATATAAGTTGTCTGAACTGTTTTATCTCATAGCAAATCATTCAGGTACTCTTATTTTAGACGCTATTTTAATGTTGGGCAGGTTCCATCAGACTGATTGGAAAAAGCAGAAGGGGGTCTGGAGATTTTTTTGTGAATGTACAATGGTGAAAAGTGCATAGAGTATGATCAAGATATTGAACTGCAGACTGAATTACTGCCCAGGAAAGTTCAGTTACATCATCCTGGCTGACTGGGCATCAGAAATGACTCACTCTGTACCAATATGATGAATTGTTCTGAATACTGATGACTTCAAACAAGAAATCAAGTATCTACTGTTTTGAGCATGTTCCATTCGTGAACACTATGAGCTGGATCttctctatccaaatattaacgaatttaaatataaacctgtggcacaattAGAGCAGGTCTGACTTCATCTTACTGCCTTCTACAAGGCCGTTATCGACTGCAGTAGCACTCTGTTACCCAGGCtagtttttatgtgtgtttggggttattgtttttacttatttacttatgaAACTTCTGtaaattttccattttctctTGGGGTGGAATAAAGTATAATCTCTCTATGTACTAATCCCCTATTCATAATAAATACCATTATCAGCTCTGTATGTTAACTTGGATTGACTCTAatatacatgcaaaatttcatgaaaatccaCTCGGCTGTTTTGGAGTAATGTGTGATTTTTGTGGTTTTGTCCCTCCCAATGGAAATTCCTGAAACTCCATGAAGTCTCTATGAAGTAATTTAAACTGTATGAACagtaatataaacacaaaattagCTGAAAGTAGACAGCCATTTTTGAGTGACTCATGATTTTTGTGTTGCAAGCCCCAGCATTGTTCCCATTGAATCACTGGTGTGGAAATACAGCCTACACGGAAAGTAGAGTTAAATCAAAGAAGTATGCCAAACCATTACCATTGGCTAAACTGTTTTGATGTAATATCATAGGTTTGGCTCTCCTGTCATCAATTTAAACACACAGAATTTTAGGATTGTGTCTTATCTATTTATCTTTTACACTGAGTTTTCTGGtgttaatattttaacaaaaaatttaaaaatgcatgtattttgagAATACAAATAGACAATAGACATGTGGATTGTTCAACACAAGttatgtgggattttttttttgtttatcaatgTTTTTGACATCATTTGTCATTGCCCAGAGTTCGTCACCATTTGGTCCTGTTCAATTTGAATCATTGCTGTTGTtttccatgaaaatatgagactAAAACGTTTCCTTCTCCACCAGTACAATCTAAAGGgggtaataaatataaaaaaatcattttttggcaGGGTATCCCTTTAAAATCTAGTTTTAAAGTTGTATCAAGTGTAAcatgcatgcaaaatttcacaaattTCAGCTGTTTTGGAGATATGCAGCCCCCTTATTACAACGACCCCAGATGAAATTTTTGAAACACCAGGTAGCCTGTATTTTAAGTTGAAGCAACAGCAGCCTGCAGACGAGATTTTATGAAAATCAGtttggctgtttttgttttttttgtttatttattttttgtgtgtgactgacgaacaaacagacaaacaaatagacCTGATGATATCTGAAAGCTGAAATGAGGTTCTAAATTTTCAAAACAGACGAATAATATCAAGCAAATCTGAAAAATTCGAAAGACAGACAGGAggtattacaattttattttataggttaattcatttatatcaTTAGTATTCTTTACAGATTAAGAAAGGTATCTTCCAACTGGCACAAccttaatgtttttaatatttcactttCTTCAACATTTTACGTAAACTGCTTCTAATTTCTTTAGTTCTGAGGCAGTAAATTACTGGATTCATTAATGATGGAAACACATTGCGTACTATGAGACCCAAAATACGGGTGTCCTTAGATGTCGACGGAATCCTGTCTGAAATTAAGACTCCAGCAGCAgttaagaaaaagacaaaaatcacaaGCATATGTGTGCCACACGTGTAGAAAGCCTTCATTCTTCCCTCTTTACTGGCAATCCTGAAAACTGAGTATATAATCCGTACATAGGAAAAGAGGATTAACACCAATGGGGTGAACAATACACTCATaggaaaaaataatattgcagAATTAGAAATCTGAATGTCTCCACAGGCTATGAACAACAAAGAACCAAAGTCACAAAACACATAGATAACATTAGTGACCTTACAAAATGAAAGCCTGAGAGCAAAACCCAAAGTAATGCTTGCCCAAAGAAACCCAGCCACCCAGCAGCCAATCACCAGTTTGGAGATGCGACTGTTAGTGACTAAATTAGGATAATGAAGGGGGTAACAGATTGCGACATAACGATCATAGGCCATTAATGTAAGGAGGAAACACTCTGTTGAGAAAAGTCCAGTCAGGAACATCGTCTGAGTAAAACAAGCAGCTAAAGGCACAATTCTGTATTCGAGCATTAATACAACTAGCATACTGGGCAGAGTGTTAGTGCTGATGGCGATGTCGAGAACAGCCAAACCACACACTAATATGTACATTGGGGTGTGCAGAGTTCTGTCACAAGCAAATATGGCAATTAACAGAATGTTCCCGGCTAAAGTGAAGAGATAAACTGTGAGGAAGACCCCGAACAGAGTTCTCCTGCTTTCTTGGTCTCTGAATCCTGGGAATCCAACAATGAGAAATTCTGTGACCTCAGAACTGTTTTGGTTCAATGTAGACATGGATAACTTCAGGTTAAgctggaggagagaatgaaaaaataaaaacagaagctaaGTTAAGTagtctaatatttaatagttgtTTTAAAGAATTGTATGGACATTTGTTTACAAACAAATCCACTATTTCAGGCAcaatagtaaaacattaacattacaatcaaaattaaaataaacacagggCGGCTACTTCTGCGAAAAGTCctcaaaaatgtcttttttaaatcttctttttaatgttttgccCTTCTCCAACTCAAATTGAATCAATgaaaatttacttttaattaatttagagcaGGAtctttatgaaacaaaaaaaaaaatagtattaaaaaataaactaataaataaataaaaataattttgattactttttacatttttaaaccccAGCTGAGTGCTACTTATAATTCAATGTAATTCACATCCATTTATTTTTGGATTGCGCTTTTACAAATTACAAACTTCACAAAAAACTAATTACAGAATTGATGCACATAAAGTTACGGACGTGTTcagtttaaacacacagtaatgCTAAGGAGTTCTAAAGGCCTGTCTGgtgactttgatttttattttgtctttcaagTCACATGCACCATCAGTCTACAAGTTTCTTCTGAATTCTCATAATTTCTGCCACTCACTCATTAGTGTCTTTCATGGACATATGAACATGGTCATGATAATATAGAAATAAAGAGATATACTGACAAATATTGACATATCACAGATGCTAATCAAGAAAAGTTTCACCAAGAAAAGGATAAATAAACCGTAcatgtaccaaatattaacaactTCAATGCTTACAAGGCACCATTCAGTATTAACCCCTACATGTTGCAGTTAACCGAAAAATATGCGGACATCAGTATAGTGTAAAATACATGTAGTTAAAATACTTTATGAATTTTTAAGGTTttatcagaaatataaatgaaacatATTTTCTACGTCATGCATTGTAACAAACAAATCTCCAAACATACTGTGTGTGTCCATACCTTTGTTTCACACAGATCACTAATTTATTTTGCTGAACGTTTACA comes from the Erpetoichthys calabaricus chromosome 4, fErpCal1.3, whole genome shotgun sequence genome and includes:
- the LOC114641258 gene encoding olfactory receptor 2D2-like, which gives rise to MSTLNQNSSEVTEFLIVGFPGFRDQESRRTLFGVFLTVYLFTLAGNILLIAIFACDRTLHTPMYILVCGLAVLDIAISTNTLPSMLVVLMLEYRIVPLAACFTQTMFLTGLFSTECFLLTLMAYDRYVAICYPLHYPNLVTNSRISKLVIGCWVAGFLWASITLGFALRLSFCKVTNVIYVFCDFGSLLFIACGDIQISNSAILFFPMSVLFTPLVLILFSYVRIIYSVFRIASKEGRMKAFYTCGTHMLVIFVFFLTAAGVLISDRIPSTSKDTRILGLIVRNVFPSLMNPVIYCLRTKEIRSSLRKMLKKVKY